The window ATCAGATTGATCCAGTTTGTATTGGGTTTAGTCTGGTTTTGTTTGGTCAATTAATTTGCCCTATCTGATACAGTCTGATTTTCAACCAATTTTGTCAAATAGGAATTTGCTTCGGTTCGTTTTGTTCGGTTACTTTGGCCGATTCAGTTTTCTAATTATGATAAACCTCAACCATGGCCTGGTCCACCCTGGGGGACTAACAATGGGACAATGGTCCCAAGCCCAACCCTATTCGAGCCCACATTTGAATAGACCAAAAGGGTCAACCCTCAATTCAATGGCATTACTAAACTCTATTTAAGCATTCTTCTCTCATCATCTTCCCTATTCGAGCCCACGTTTGAATAGACCAAAAGGGCCAACCCTCAATTCAATGACATTACTAAACTCTATTTAAGCATTCTTCTCtcatgatcttcttcttcttcttcttttctttgttttttttttttttttttttttggtgatgaaaataaaaaggagaatacTTAAGGATTTTGATAGAATACATATTGTTTGTCTTGCGCATAAGTCGCAAGGTTAAGGACTATAGCTAAACAAAAGTTATCTTTAGACTTAGTAAAGGTAATATCTAGAGATCTATCACTTATATACATTAGATCTTTAATGTATAGCCAAGGCCATGGATAGGTAGTAGGGGATGGAAGAGCATTAGCAATCATTTGATTTGAGCACCAAATCTCCTTGACCTCCAAACCTATATGCGCTCCAAACCTATATGCGCTGCAAAATTTAGACCAGTCCTGGTGCTGTACAATTCTAGTTCCCAAACCGTAGAAGATAAAATATTCCCTGCAGCAAACAACAAAAACCTtccatccaacaaaaaaatgtaTGACCAGCCTCTCAGTCTTACTCCTGGAGTCTGATTTCGGATTCAGTGACCGAGATCCCCGAGAGATGCCAGTTGCTAAGCTAGGTGGGATGTTGATATCATCAGTGAAGCTCGAAGAACCAAATGTATGGTGAGAAAGAAACCTCATCAATCCAGGCATGAAGAAATTGAAAACGTGGGGTAGGGTCACGCGTGGAAGCAAGATAATGGTCGAGAAATAGTTTCAAAAGAGATAGAagagggaaaaggagagaaagagatttttctttttttgatattAAATTGTCCTAGGGGGATGCCCACAGAGAACTCCGAAGGTGGGGGGGGATGAGAAGTAACAAGCACAGGGTCAGAGGTAATGCCAAAGTGAGAGTCCAGGTCCAAGGGTAGAGGGGGGGAGAATGAGTAGAAGATCCACCAGTTTCCAAGGTGTCCAGTTGTTCTCTTTCCTTGGGTAAAACATCAACTGAAAGTGAGTCAGGTTTTAGTTCAGTCAAAAGGGCATTCATAAATGAGTCATCATAGGATTCTGTAGGTGAGGTGATGGATAAAGGCTCAGAGTGTGCCACAGGAAATGACACATATGGGTTCAGGGGAGGATCGGTCAAAAGGTCCTAGAAGCAGCCAGCATTAAGGCCCAAATGCGAGGTCACAGGGTTTAAACAATCAATTCCCTCCCAGTCCATAGAGGCATTACTATCACAATCCACTGGGCCTTCTCTCACAGGCCTCCGAACCAACGAATCGGGAGAGGACCCCGAGTCAACTAGAAGCACTGTATCAATCTATGGTTCATTAGGCTGATTATCCACCTGGTAGTTTGTGAAGTTCACGTGGAGGGGGATTGTGAGAGCTTGGTCAAACAGACCCGCAGAAGAGTCAACAGTAGAAGAGCTCGAAGGTCCAAAAATGGTGGGGCAAGAACTGATGTCATGACAGATTCGGCCACAACGTCCACAAATTTTAAATGCTTCGTACTTTAAAACAAATGGGAGCAATTCACCTCTGCAAGTTCTGGTTTTTGAGTGCATGCAGAGAGGGCGTCGCCACTTGATCAATAACTTCACCTAGCCATAGTAGGGGGGAGATCCAGATCGGTCTTCAAGTATAGATCGATCACTTTGCCAACACATGACACTGCCTGTTTAATGGCATCAAAAGAGAATGCTTGAGCAGGAACAAGGCTGACCTGTGCGCAAATAGGGACAGGTCTTATTAGTTAAGATTGTGttataccaaaagaaaaaaaaagttaagggtgtgtttggattttctttatatatactAGGGAGGGGGCCTAATAGTTAATTTTCAATTGGTTTGGACCTGGTCCAAGTCTAGTTTAGTACCATCTCATTCCCATGTGAGAGAGTGATGTGGTGATGTAACCGTTGGAGTAAATAGTGCATTGTGTCCATTTATTGCCAATCTCAATTAAACAATTCTATCCTGGAGCTCACTTCACAATTTCTCAAATTATTTcagttatttttctttttcttttgtgaacCTAATTTTTCTGCACCCATGATGAAGAAATAATTTTTTCCTCCATTTCATTTGATTCTTTAATTAAACTGCAAAAGAAAGTTTCGAATAAATGCCTCAcgaagcgaggtctcgtgatcaaatcTTCGCcgttgcataatttcttggggccacccgtcTAAGGCTCACTAGGGCCTAGAAGCTCCCGGTTTGTGCATGGCatgggggtcatgtacgagcccagggggATTTACTCGGCCTAAAGTCgaatacccctcctgtctcaaaaaaaaaaaaaaaaagtttcgaATAAAAAACCATAAAGGGTTGAAGTCAACGATGAACTCAAAATCCAATCATAACGTCACATCACTAACATAGAGATGAATaaatttttaattatgtgatAGGGTACATTACACCCATCCTATTAATCAAATTATAGTCATTATCAAGGAATGAAAGTAAGTGATAGAGAAAATGCATACATGCCACTAAAATCACCTCCCTTTATCTCTCTGATGATTACTAAAATGtaatcaaaatttaaatttctcTATATATTAAGTTATGCCAATaccattatatttttttttcaattcttcttctttgggggggggggggggagggaacaGCAAAGAGTGGctattattaaaatattaatttaattaaaatgtttATGTTTGATTATTAATTACTAAATTATTAAAATTTGCATAAAATGCACGTATTATATTCATTTGCTATGTTACGAAGAAGGggaaattgcctagatctacgaaatagaaaaaagatttacaaaactagtagatgtaaattatgttttacaatcaCCGAAAAAGATTCACCAAATTCTCATATGAGTAAAAAAAGTGAATTAAACAACCAAAAAATACCCATATTacccttctctatttttttattgaccCCACCCTTTTTTCTTCGTCttgttctccttctccttcctcttcatcctcttctgTTGAACGATCACATTTGCAACcactccctctcccctccccctgcAACCCTGTCTCACCTCTTCCAAACAAATCGGCCCGCACCACCAACACAACCGCCACCGCCATTCGCTCCCACCCTCACTCAGTTTTTCTCCCTCCCTTgtcacctccccccccccctccctccccttatCTTCTCTGCACAACATACCCCGCCAAGCCCAGCCAAACCATTTTTACCCCCAAAATTCActgaaaaattgttttttttaattaataaaatggtAGGAAAACAAAAGCTAAACAAAAATACAGAGGACCAGAGAATAAAAATATAGAGGAACAGAGTAGCCGTACATGAAATGGAAAATctgtttagggttttaaataaaagaacaaaacaaactCAAGGTGTTTCTCCGATCTGCAACTTTTCTTATTTCAGTAATATGAAATGGAAAATCTATTTTCACTTCAAACATTTCCTGATGGAATAACATTTGAGTCGATTGCGACAAATACCCGACAGTATTGAGCGGCGTTTATATCTCTCCTCTTTCCCCAGTGAGTTATGCTAAAGAGTCCATGATCTTTCAAGGATAATGATTTCATTAAACGCTGACGGGTGAAGGTAATGACAAAGGGTGTGCGTTAAAATTGCCATCTTTTCTACTTTACACTAATCTAATTGTTCTTTGGTCATCGAAATTTCTCCgatagggttgaaattttgtggGTCCCCATTGAGATTTAGTACGATAGGCCCATCATCATTAGGTAAGTCttaggggaaaagaaaatttgacaGTTTAGTGCTACAGTCGTGGGGATTTACAGAGAGAGCGGAGTAAGCTGGTTGGAGGCGGGAGCTGGGGCAAGGGAGCGTGGAGGGCCGGAGAGGGAATACGGTGGGGCAGGTTtgcaggggaggggggaaaACTTGAATgagcaggagagagagggagtggTTGCAGAGGTGTTCGTCAtcgaggaggaagaagaacatgaAGGGTGGgtcaataaaaaatttaaaaaaaaagaagaaaaattgaataaagaaacaaaaaggaggggtgaaaaattgaataaagaaacaaaaaggaggggTGAGAGATTAACACTGAGGAGAGGGGTGTTTTTGGTTGTTCAATTAATTTTTCTTACTCATATGGGATTTTGATAAATCTTTTTAACATTGTAACTAGTAATTGTAAAACAAAATTTACATTTACTAGATCTTTTTTTATTAcctagtagatctaggcaatttctCATATGAAGAAACCATATTGTGCTTGAGGTATGCATAGGGTTATATGAACTATCCCCCCATTATATGAAACTATATGTTATATATTCAATAAGGAAAcaaatttaagttgtttttccAAGGGAAGGGGATCTTCGCGCATAACCATTTTAGCACAAACATTATTTTTACCACTTGGTGATGTCTATTGGCACATAGGCTTTGTGAACATGTTATTCATCTCATCATCTAATAATGTGTTACATTTTTTTGTATTAATCAATGTTACCACATATTGATTcatattttaaaaattcaagTCTCGTGACAAATACAACCATAGGATCATTggaataaaaagggaaaatgccACTAAATTCAACATGTGACATGAATTTCCCATACATCCAATAGCAAAAATATAGGGTTGTAAACAAGCAAATTTGAGGCAAGCACACTAGTatccaaaatcaaatccaattaGAATATCCACTCtctatattttatttgattgcCGTTGATTTTCCATGTAATATGGACCTTTGAATGCTGTAATGCTCTAATACCAAAAGGTAATTTGGTTAAGCTTGAAAAGTTAAAAGAGTCGGgtgtagacctaaaatgactattggagaaatgatgaagaaagacatgcataacatAAGATTAGTACAAGTTTGACTTTGAATAGAATTGAATGGGaaaaaaaggatccatgtagtggACCCAATTTAGTGCTAGATGAGTTGTTAATTTCCTTCGCAACTCATAGATttaagggtctttttggtattatttctcattttgtttatgatgtatttaaaaaaaaagcattaataaaaacttttttatttaaaaaaaaaatgaaaactgttTGGTGACTATTAGACATAATAGTAGAATGAGAAATCATTTGGAAAGTAGTTAtatgtaaataatttttagtGGTAGGTGAAGATACCTCTCATCACCCAGCTTCATTTCCAAATCAACACAAAACCGTAAGGtgaagaaattcccccaaatcaACACGTACAAAGCCCTAAATCATATATCAACCCGTCAACTTTACCTTTTGGAGTAGCTTCACCAGCTTGTCGCCGGACGCCACTTTCGTGTATGAGTTTCATCGGACAATCTGATGGTTGTGAACAGGCTCTTTAATCTGTGCCGGTTGCTCTATTGTCTGATAGGTCATCAATTCCAGGAGATTGAAGGATTTGAGTCGTTCCAgaacagaaggagaagaagaagttgatcTATGTCAGTTAGGTTTCATGGACGATGGCAACTAGTTTGTGTGGATCCTGAAATTTGTAGACGGTTATAACTCAATATCCCAACTATGTATAAATTTCAACCCAAACAAAGATCCTTTACTCACATGTTTAGTGGTAGAAAGTAAAACTTTGAAATTCTAGAATCTCTGAATAGGGTAAGTGAAAATATTTGAGTCTAAAATTTACTGTAGGGAAAAAGGTGCGTGAAACATGTAGCTGACCTAAACAAAgatccttcttctacttcttattattaattttttgtttatactGGGATCATGTACctgaccccatttaattgggataaggctgagttgttgtaaaATGGTGGGTTTGTGAACATGTACTTGCCCCCTCAGAagctctttctcctcttcctaaTTTAATGATGTGGGTCTCCTTATATATGAATTGAAACCCATCAAATTGAATTGAGCTCAGAAAATTGCCATGTCGGTAATGCAAACCATGTGTACTATGATTCTTATCATGTGCCTTGTATTGGCCCAAACCTAGCTAAGGCCCATGAAAAACAGGTGGGCTGGACTCTCAATCCTTTGGCTATTTCCAGGCCTTAGCCTACCTTGAGCCGAGGTCTGGGTTTACTTTGGTCTTGGACACGCCCCAACCTGTCTGGGGTCCAGGCTAATTTTTCAAGGTGGACAAGCTTATGGTGTAAGGTGTTAGATAGATAATGCTTACAATCTTTGATCTAGATTCTGGGGATTTCAATTGGTCCGTGCCTGAGTCAGTTCATACATTTTATGGCTAGGATTAGTACTGGATCAATTAACTAATCGATCATATACCTTGGAGCCAGGAACATTTACTAATCAGTCCTATCCTttggaaccaaaaaaaattactagTTGCTTTCACCATTTGAAAGCCAAGACTAGAAGCgagttcttaccaaaaaaaactagAAGCGAATCGAGTGACCAATTGGTCCTAACACAGGAACCATGAAGTCTTACTAATCAATCATGGTTCTTTAAGCCATTTGAATATTTTAGCCTTCATAAACAATTTATGATAAAGTTAGACAAAGATCTAtagcatggttttaggtatcagaATTGGATCTATCGGAAAAAATTTGCTGCTACACTTCTAGTAGGAATGTTCTTGCTGCATTCCTACTACAAGACTAGCagtcaaggaaatggaataattcacttcccctttaggttcataaatactctcctaggttttcgtattttctaaaataccttttaagatcccatttcatTGGCTGCCAACCTTGTAACAGGAAAATTTCATCCAGATTTACCATGGCTGATACCGATGCCTAACCAATATTGCATTGAACTATTGATGGTACTAGAATAGGGGAGGGCAAAATGATAAAAGGAAAACCGTAACAATATTTgaagggggcaaaatgatccGATCTAACCTGACGATCTAGTCCGATATGGCCCATCAATATCAGTATTGGCAGTGAATACATATGCGGATATGCCAAAATTGCTCTCCGTAGGTTCAATGGTCGATTTTAAAACGAGTACATTTGCCCTAGAGAGTGAATACTGAATAGTGATTGGAAACCCTAACTAATAGGATTTGGtccgattttgattttaaaatacATCACTTTTGGCTAGGATCAGAACCGACCAATTATTATTAAGTTTGGTCGGTCGGATCCGGTCCAGTTAATTGGTTCATACTTGAGTGGTAAGAATTTAAACTTGAGAGCTAAGTAAAGGGACAGGCAGTGGCCACGCCGTCGAAATCCACTGATCCTCAGTCCTCACCACACTGCGAATCCCGTGACTCCCTCCCTCGAATCACAGATTTCCCAATTGGTAGCGACGTTTTAATTCGGTAACGACGACAAACATTACTTTCCAAAACCGCCCCACAATCCCACCATTTCCCCCCCGCCCTCTCTCCTTTAGATATAAATTCAGGTGATCTCATCATGCAGAGAAAACAGATTAAATCCTCAAAACCCTCCATTTTCATCTTCATCGCCATGGCCTGCCTTATCTCTCTCACCCTCCTCTCCCTCCTCGTCATCTTTTCCATTTCCTCTGCAAAATCACATCATCCATCACCAAGCCATAAACCTAGTCCAACATTTTCTTCCGCCTCTCCCGAGATCATCCACCAAGCCTGCAAAGCAACCCGGTTTCCAGATTCATGCGAGGGCGCTTTGATTCAGTCCTCCAATCTGACCCAGAATGCAAAACCCATCGAGATCGTCCAAGCGGCCATGTCCATATCCGCTCAGAACCTCAAGACCGCCCAGTCTATGGTGAAAACCATCCGAGACACCTCTTCCGACAACCTGAACCGCTCCAAGGCGGCCATGACCTGCCTGGAGGTTCTACACAACTCAGAATACCGGCTCTCATCGGCGGCTGACGTGTTGCCAGGTGGCAGGATCAAGGACGCCCGGGCTTGGATGAGCGCGGCCCTTTGTTACCAGTACGATTGCTGGTCGGGCCTAAAGTACGTCAACGATAGTCAAAGGGTCAACCAAACCATGGCTTTCATGGACTCGTTGATTGGGCTGACCAGCAATGCACTCAGTATGATGATCTCCTACGATCTCTTCCAGGACAAGCTCGAGTCTTGGAGACCCCCAATGACGGAGAGAAACGGTTTCTGGGAGGACGGTGGGGTCGGCGGGTCAGGTTCCGGGTTCAAGGGCGGTTTTCCGTCGGGTTTGTCAGCGGACATTACCGTCTGTAAGGAGGAGGGTTCCGGCTGTTACAAGACGGTGCAGGCCGCGGTGGACGCTGCCCCCGATAACCAGTTAGCTCGTAAGTTTGTCATCTGTATCAAGACCGGTGTGTACGATGAGATCGTACGGGTCCCACTTGAGAAGAAGAACCTCGTCTTTATAGGTGATGGCATGGGCAAAACCGTCATTACGGGCTCCTGGAATGCGGGCCAGTCTGGCATTACAACTTATAACACAGCAACCGTCGGTAAGTAACAAATTGggttttcaattttggattagGATCGTTTCTAGGGAGTCCAGCGCCCAGGGTGTTGTCAGGGGATATTCAGTAGTTGAGTTGTATTACACATATCTTGATGCATGCCTAGgaatgtgtgtggcacagcccaacgatTGGTGGTACCCTTGGCGTGCTAGActccttaattttttataaaataaaaagcgTTTTCAATTCCATACGACGGAACACATTAACAGATAAGAATTTAGCTTGCCTCCAAGAAGCCCAGCATGCCCAGTGCTATTGATCGTTGGattgtgtcgcacacatcccgGCGTGTGCCAACATGTGTGCGGCACACCTCAACTATTGGATGTCCCCTTACATCACCCTGGGCGCTGGACTCCCTGGAACCGATCCTCAACTATTGGATGTCCGCTTACATCACCCTGGGCGCTGGACTCCCTGGAACCGATCCAACTGTCGGTACTATCAACATCAGCCCCATTCCCATGGGGTCCACTGCATGTGAAGTGTCCTATAGCCGCATGAGATATTAAATAATATAGGGGCCACATCACCACACCACTACCTACGAAGTACGAGCTACGAATTTGTTGGTTTTGTAGGCCATAATTAATGGTATATGGATGCAGGAGTTTTAGGAGACGGTTTTATGGCTCGAGACCTAACGATACAGAATACGGCCGGACCGGATGCGCACCAAGCCGTGGCACTCCGGTTGGATAGTGACCTATCGATCATAGAGAACTGTGAGCTCCTGGGCAACCAAGACACTCTCTACGCCCACTCCCTGCGTCAGTACTACAAGGGCTGCCGCATCGAAGGCAACGTTGACTTCATCTTCGGCAACTCGGCTGCAGTGTTCGAGGACTCGCTCATCCTGGTCCGGCCTCGACAGGTCAACCCGGAGAAAGGTGAGACCAATGCAGTGACAGCTCATGGCCGGACCGACCCGGCCCAGTCCACAGGGTTCGTTTTCCAAAACTGCGTCATCAATGGAACGGATGAATACATGGGCTTGTACTACAGCAAGCCCAAGGTTCACAAGAACTTCTTGGGGAGGCCATGGAAGGAGTACTCAAGAACAGTTTTCATACATTGTTATCTGGAAGCCCTCATTAGTCCACTGGGGTGGTTGCCATGGAGCGGCGACTTTGCACTCTCGACGCTCTATTACGGCGAGTTTGAGAATTCCGGTGCTGGTACAAATGTGACTGGTAGGGTGAACTGGAGTAGTCAGATACCCGATAAACATGTCCATGCCTATTCTCCCCAGAATTTCATTCAAGGGGATCAGTGGATCCCTACGTCTTCCTGATcagagggaaagagacagagatAATAGACTAGGGAGCTCATATTTgtgtgaggagagagaatgttaaTGTGAACCCATGACTCTATGTTTGAGTGGAAGTAAGAAGAAATCCTCTCTTTGGCATGTGGatctttttttttacatttttttggtCTACAACTCTACGTTAATACAGGTGAAAGCTCGCGCAGGTCAATAAAGTGGGAAAGAAAAAGCACATATGTCACACACATCAA is drawn from Telopea speciosissima isolate NSW1024214 ecotype Mountain lineage chromosome 1, Tspe_v1, whole genome shotgun sequence and contains these coding sequences:
- the LOC122648674 gene encoding probable pectinesterase/pectinesterase inhibitor 51, with protein sequence MQRKQIKSSKPSIFIFIAMACLISLTLLSLLVIFSISSAKSHHPSPSHKPSPTFSSASPEIIHQACKATRFPDSCEGALIQSSNLTQNAKPIEIVQAAMSISAQNLKTAQSMVKTIRDTSSDNLNRSKAAMTCLEVLHNSEYRLSSAADVLPGGRIKDARAWMSAALCYQYDCWSGLKYVNDSQRVNQTMAFMDSLIGLTSNALSMMISYDLFQDKLESWRPPMTERNGFWEDGGVGGSGSGFKGGFPSGLSADITVCKEEGSGCYKTVQAAVDAAPDNQLARKFVICIKTGVYDEIVRVPLEKKNLVFIGDGMGKTVITGSWNAGQSGITTYNTATVGVLGDGFMARDLTIQNTAGPDAHQAVALRLDSDLSIIENCELLGNQDTLYAHSLRQYYKGCRIEGNVDFIFGNSAAVFEDSLILVRPRQVNPEKGETNAVTAHGRTDPAQSTGFVFQNCVINGTDEYMGLYYSKPKVHKNFLGRPWKEYSRTVFIHCYLEALISPLGWLPWSGDFALSTLYYGEFENSGAGTNVTGRVNWSSQIPDKHVHAYSPQNFIQGDQWIPTSS